A window of the Campylobacter showae CSUNSWCD genome harbors these coding sequences:
- a CDS encoding SemiSWEET family transporter — protein sequence MSEKNLQILGWIGTCLSVIMYISYIPQIMGNLEGNKTPFIQPLAAAINCTIWTSYGLLKAKKDYPLAAANLPGIIFGLLATITAF from the coding sequence ATGAGCGAGAAAAACTTGCAAATTTTAGGCTGGATAGGCACGTGTCTGTCGGTTATCATGTATATTTCTTATATCCCGCAGATAATGGGCAATCTTGAAGGCAACAAAACGCCTTTTATCCAGCCTCTAGCCGCAGCGATAAACTGCACGATCTGGACTAGCTACGGCCTGCTAAAAGCTAAAAAAGACTATCCGCTAGCGGCTGCAAATTTGCCTGGGATAATTTTTGGGCTTTTGGCGACGATAACGGCGTTTTAA